In Pyrus communis chromosome 1, drPyrComm1.1, whole genome shotgun sequence, the following are encoded in one genomic region:
- the LOC137740498 gene encoding phospholipid:diacylglycerol acyltransferase 1-like, which produces MKTMSFLRRRKGKAASDSEPPSPPIDDNSEKEKETQAQKQQKQNHKKNGGEKPHKWSCVDSCCWFIGFICSIWWLLLFLYNAMPASFPQYVTEAITGPMTDPPGVKLRKEGLTAKHPVVFVPGIVTGGLELWEGHGCADGLFRKRLWGGTFGELYKRPLCWVEHMSLDNETGLDPPGVRVRPVSGLVAADYFAPGYFVWAVLIANLARIGYEEKTMYMASYDWRISFQNTEVRDQTLSRIKSHIELMVASNGGNKVVVIPHSMGVLYFLHFMKWVEAPRPMGGGGGSDWCAKHIKALMNIGGPFLGVPKALAGIFSMEARDIAVARAFAPGVLDKDVFGLQTLQHLMRMTRTWDATMSMIPKGGDTIWGGLDWSPEGYCNYGAKKVKNNDTNSEVETRVNYGRIVSFGKDVAEADSSKIERIDFRDAVKGNYLANATHCDVWTEYHEMGVGGVKAVADYKVYTAGSVLDLFHFVAPKLMARGDNHFSYGIADNLDDPKYEHYKYWSNPLETKLPNAPDMEIYSMYGVGIPTERAYVYKLTPSAECYIPFQIDNSAEGGSEDPCLKGGIFSADGDETVPVLSAGFMCAKGWRGKTRFNPAGIPTYIREYDHAPPANLLEGRGTQSGAHVDIMGNFALIEDVLRVAAGATGQELGGDKVHSDIFKWSERINLDL; this is translated from the exons ATGAAAACGATGTCGTTTCTTAGACGGAGGAAGGGAAAAGCCGCTTCCGACTCAGAGCCACCGTCTCCGCCGATTGACGACAACAgcgagaaagaaaaggaaacccaAGCGCAGAAGCAGCAAAAGCAAAATCACAAGAAAAATGGCGGGGAAAAGCCGCACAAGTGGTCGTGCGTCGACAGCTGCTGCTGGTTCATTGGGTTCATATGCTCGATCTGGTGGCTCCTGCTCTTCCTCTACAACGCAATGCCCGCCTCGTTTCCGCAGTACGTGACGGAGGCGATAACGGGTCCCATGACGGACCCGCCGGGGGTGAAATTGAGGAAGGAGGGGCTCACGGCGAAGCATCCGGTGGTGTTCGTGCCCGGGATTGTGACAGGCGGGCTCGAATTGTGGGAAGGGCATGGTTGTGCTGATGGGTTGTTTAGGAAGCGGCTGTGGGGTGGCACATTTGGTGAATTGTACAAAAG ACCGTTATGCTGGGTTGAGCACATGTCTCTGGATAATGAAACTGGACTGGACCCTCCCGGTGTAAGGGTCAGGCCTGTTTCGGGCCTTGTGGCAGCTGATTACTTTGCACCAGGTTATTTTGTCTGGGCAGTTTTAATTGCAAATTTGGCTCGCATAGGGTATGAAGAGAAAACAATGTATATGGCTTCATATGATTGGAGAATATCGTTTCAAAATACTGAG GTTAGGGACCAAACTTTAAGCAGGATAAAGAGTCACATAGAGCTTATGGTAGCCTCAAATGGTGGTAACAAGGTGGTTGTTATTCCTCACTCAATGGGTGTTCTATACTTTTTGCATTTCATGAAGTGGGTTGAGGCACCAAGACCAATGGGTGGTGGGGGTGGGTCAGATTGGTGTGCGAAGCATATTAAAGCTCTAATGAACATTGGTGGACCCTTTCTAGGGGTTCCAAAAGCCCTTGCGGGAATTTTCTCTATGGAAGCCAGGGATATTGCAGTTGCCAG GGCTTTTGCACCAGGTGTTTTGGATAAGGATGTTTTTGGTCTCCAAACCTTACAACATCTGATGCGAATGACCCGTACATGGGATGCAACCATGTCAATGATACCAAAAGGCGGGGACACTATTTGGGGTGGCCTTGATTGGTCACCTGAAGGATACTGCAATTATGGTGCAAAGAAGGTGAAGAATAACGATACAAACAGTGAAGTTGAAACCAGAGTAAACTATGGGAGGATTGTATCGTTTGGGAAAGATGTAGCAGAGGCAGATTCCTCCAAGATTGAAAGGATCGATTTTAGG GACGCTGTGAAGGGTAATTACCTTGCAAATGCTACCCATTGTGATGTATGGACAGAGTACCATGAAATGGGTGTTGGTGGTGTCAAAGCCGTTGCAGATTACAAGGTCTACACGGCAGGATCAGTTTTGGATCTGTTTCATTTTGTTGCTCCTAAGCTGATGGCACGTGGGGATAATCATTTTTCGTATGGGATTGCCGACAATTTGGATGACCCAAAATATGAACACTACAAGTATTGGTCGAATCCCTTAGAAACAAA ATTACCAAATGCTCCGGACATGGAGATCTATTCTATGTATGGAGTTGGAATCCCGACCGAAAGGGCATATGTATACAAGTTGACTCCTAGTGCTGAATGCTACATTCCCTTTCAGATAGATAACTCAGCAGAGGGTGGAAGTGAAGACCCTTGTTTAAAAGGTGGAATTTTTTCCGCTGATGGGGATGAAACTGTTCCTGTTCTGAGTGCGGGCTTCATGTGTGCTAAAGGTTGGAGGGGTAAGACACGATTCAATCCTGCGGGCATCCCTACTTACATAAGGGAGTATGATCATGCCCCTCCGGCTAATCTTCTAGAGGGCCGGGGCACCCAAAGTGGTGCTCATGTTGACATAATGGGAAACTTTGCTTTGATCGAGGATGTTTTAAGAGTGGCAGCAGGTGCCACGGGACAGGAATTGGGCGGGGACAAAGTGCACTCTGATATTTTCAAATGGTCTGAAAGAATCAACTTAGATCTCTGA